The following proteins come from a genomic window of Brevibacillus antibioticus:
- a CDS encoding LysR family transcriptional regulator, with protein sequence MELRQIRYVLAVAEERSFSRAANRLHLAQPSLSQQIAKLEKILGVSLFHRLPQHVELTDAGQRFIQVAQTLVDMSEGLEREMRAYAIGESGKLLVGSLPITGAYVLPRVLPTFTQQFPGVELQLMEETSSHLEQLLVRGKIDVSLLTMPISDPSLEIIPAINEEIFLAVPANHPLAKRKEVDLAEVADQPFILLKEGQGFRTISLRLCEQAGFRPRIVFESSNIQTAQSLVAAGMGLSFAPKMITLAPGTIEPPTYVRIKTKPSRTLVVAYRKDKPLSRPAEAFVQCLLEQGGKI encoded by the coding sequence ATGGAGTTACGACAAATTCGTTATGTACTCGCTGTTGCGGAAGAACGCAGTTTTTCTCGGGCAGCCAATCGATTACATTTGGCCCAACCTTCGTTGAGCCAGCAAATTGCGAAGCTGGAGAAAATACTCGGTGTCAGCTTGTTCCATCGCTTGCCGCAGCACGTAGAACTGACTGATGCGGGCCAGCGCTTCATACAGGTGGCGCAAACGCTCGTCGACATGTCAGAGGGGCTAGAGAGGGAAATGCGAGCGTATGCCATAGGAGAAAGCGGCAAATTGCTAGTCGGAAGTTTACCCATTACAGGGGCATACGTGCTGCCAAGGGTGTTGCCTACGTTTACACAGCAATTTCCCGGTGTCGAGCTGCAATTGATGGAGGAAACGTCGAGTCATTTGGAGCAGCTACTTGTGCGGGGGAAAATTGATGTAAGCCTACTAACCATGCCGATCAGTGATCCGTCTCTGGAAATCATCCCCGCGATCAACGAAGAAATTTTTTTGGCGGTACCAGCCAATCATCCGCTCGCGAAACGAAAAGAAGTCGATCTCGCGGAGGTAGCCGATCAGCCTTTTATCCTGTTAAAAGAAGGACAAGGCTTCCGTACGATTTCGCTTCGGCTCTGTGAGCAGGCGGGATTCCGTCCGCGAATCGTGTTTGAGAGCTCGAACATCCAGACGGCTCAGTCACTTGTTGCAGCAGGCATGGGGTTATCGTTTGCGCCGAAAATGATTACACTCGCACCCGGAACGATTGAGCCGCCAACTTATGTGCGGATAAAAACAAAACCTTCTCGTACACTCGTCGTGGCGTATCGAAAAGACAAGCCCTTGTCTCGTCCGGCAGAGGCATTTGTGCAATGTCTCCTCGAACAGGGTGGAAAAATATAA
- the leuC gene encoding 3-isopropylmalate dehydratase large subunit, producing the protein MTARTMFEKIWDNHVIHEEAGKPSLLYIDLHLVHEVTSPQAFEGLRLADRKVRRPELTFATMDHNVPTADRFNVKDPISRQQMETLTANCKEFGITLADLNSPDQGIVHVIGPELGLTHPGKTIVCGDSHTSTHGAFGALAFGIGTSEVEHVLATQCLQQSKPKTMEVRVNGDLPFGVSAKDLILAIIAKYGTDFATGYVVEYTGAAIRNLTMEERMTVCNMTIEGGARAGLIAPDQTTFDYLKGKRFVPQGEDFLAAVEAWKELCTDEGAAFDVCVEIEAAEIAPQVTWGTSPGMGTNITSTVPSPESFDTAAQRKAAQDALAYMDLAPGTPMSEIKIDRVFIGSCTNGRIEDLRKAAEVAKGRKVSPSVHAMVVPGSQSVKQLAEQEGLHLIFQEAGFDWRESGCSMCLAMNPDILSEGERCASTSNRNFEGRQGRGGRTHLVSPEMAAAAAIAGHFVDVREWKSENASKEVFQ; encoded by the coding sequence ATGACAGCCCGTACGATGTTTGAAAAGATTTGGGACAATCACGTTATTCACGAAGAGGCAGGCAAGCCGAGCCTTTTGTATATCGATCTGCACCTGGTTCACGAGGTGACTTCACCGCAAGCTTTCGAAGGACTCCGCTTGGCTGACCGAAAAGTCCGCCGTCCAGAGCTTACCTTCGCAACCATGGACCACAACGTACCGACTGCTGACCGTTTTAATGTCAAAGACCCGATTTCTCGTCAACAAATGGAAACCTTGACGGCGAACTGTAAGGAATTCGGGATTACACTCGCGGATCTAAACAGCCCAGATCAAGGGATCGTCCACGTCATTGGTCCTGAGCTCGGGCTCACACATCCAGGCAAAACAATCGTCTGCGGTGACAGCCACACCTCCACCCACGGAGCATTCGGTGCCCTTGCCTTCGGTATTGGTACCAGTGAAGTGGAGCATGTACTCGCAACGCAGTGCTTGCAGCAATCCAAACCAAAAACGATGGAAGTACGCGTAAACGGCGACCTGCCATTTGGCGTCAGTGCAAAAGATTTAATTTTGGCGATTATCGCAAAATACGGAACTGATTTTGCAACTGGCTACGTCGTAGAATACACAGGCGCTGCGATCCGCAACCTGACCATGGAAGAACGCATGACGGTGTGCAACATGACGATCGAAGGTGGCGCTCGTGCCGGCTTAATCGCACCTGACCAGACTACGTTTGACTACTTAAAAGGCAAGCGCTTTGTTCCGCAAGGGGAAGATTTCCTTGCCGCTGTCGAGGCGTGGAAAGAGCTGTGCACGGACGAAGGCGCTGCATTTGATGTCTGTGTAGAAATCGAGGCAGCCGAGATCGCACCGCAAGTAACGTGGGGAACGAGCCCTGGTATGGGTACGAACATTACGAGCACCGTTCCAAGCCCTGAGTCATTCGATACAGCCGCACAGCGCAAAGCAGCACAAGATGCTCTGGCGTACATGGACCTTGCACCAGGCACTCCTATGAGCGAAATCAAAATCGATCGCGTTTTTATTGGTTCCTGTACAAACGGTCGGATCGAGGACCTACGCAAAGCAGCCGAAGTGGCTAAAGGACGCAAGGTCTCCCCTTCCGTACACGCGATGGTCGTTCCCGGTTCTCAATCAGTTAAGCAGCTCGCTGAGCAAGAAGGCTTGCACCTCATTTTCCAAGAAGCTGGCTTTGACTGGCGCGAATCTGGTTGCTCCATGTGTCTGGCGATGAATCCAGATATCCTGTCCGAGGGTGAGCGTTGTGCTTCTACCTCTAACCGGAACTTCGAAGGACGTCAAGGACGTGGCGGAAGGACGCATCTGGTCAGCCCGGAAATGGCAGCAGCAGCAGCTATCGCAGGTCACTTTGTCGATGTTCGTGAATGGAAAAGCGAGAACGCTAGCAAGGAGGTATTCCAATGA
- the leuD gene encoding 3-isopropylmalate dehydratase small subunit, which yields MNPFVIHTGVVAPLDRVNVDTDAIIPKQFLKRIERSGFGQFLFYEWRFTVDGAPIDSFILNTPAYKESTVLLARNNFGCGSSREHAPWALFDYGFRCVIAPSFADIFYNNCFKNGILPIKLSEEQVDELFNRAENKPNYQLTIDLQEQVVRDSEGLSYPFEVDAYRRYCLLNGLDDIGITLQYEDKIAAYEASR from the coding sequence ATGAATCCATTTGTCATCCACACCGGAGTGGTAGCCCCACTCGATCGTGTAAACGTAGATACGGACGCTATTATCCCTAAGCAGTTCTTGAAGCGCATTGAGCGCAGCGGTTTTGGTCAATTCCTGTTCTACGAATGGCGCTTTACTGTCGATGGTGCGCCAATCGATTCGTTCATTCTGAATACGCCTGCGTACAAGGAGTCTACTGTCCTTCTTGCCCGCAACAATTTTGGCTGCGGCTCCTCTCGTGAGCATGCGCCATGGGCACTCTTTGATTATGGCTTCCGCTGTGTGATCGCTCCATCCTTTGCGGATATCTTTTATAACAACTGCTTCAAAAACGGCATCCTGCCGATCAAGTTGAGTGAAGAGCAAGTCGACGAGCTGTTCAATCGTGCCGAAAACAAACCGAACTACCAGCTGACCATCGATCTGCAAGAACAAGTCGTTCGTGACAGTGAAGGTCTCTCCTACCCGTTCGAGGTAGACGCCTACCGTCGTTACTGCCTACTGAATGGTCTCGACGATATTGGAATTACGTTGCAGTACGAAGATAAAATTGCTGCATACGAAGCAAGTCGTTAA
- a CDS encoding GNAT family N-acetyltransferase, producing the protein MEVRFLGPDDADELIKIRLEGLQTDPDAFGSTYEEEIQMPGEEWLRRLSQGEAGDSGYFGAFVEGQLAGIIGFFRHKGLKSKHKASIVSMYVREAYRGTGVAQALMQAELAYLKERGDIDTVQLAVVTTNPTAIRLYEKLGFIPYGLEKRALKNGDQYFDESHMYILL; encoded by the coding sequence ATGGAAGTTCGCTTTTTGGGACCAGACGATGCTGATGAGCTTATTAAAATTAGACTGGAAGGGCTGCAAACTGATCCAGATGCATTCGGCTCGACCTATGAAGAGGAAATCCAAATGCCTGGGGAAGAGTGGCTGAGAAGACTTTCGCAAGGGGAGGCGGGGGATAGCGGCTATTTTGGTGCATTTGTGGAAGGACAGCTGGCTGGCATCATCGGTTTTTTCCGCCACAAAGGGCTGAAATCAAAACACAAAGCTTCTATCGTCTCTATGTACGTTCGTGAAGCGTATCGCGGGACGGGTGTCGCACAAGCGCTCATGCAGGCAGAGCTCGCGTATTTAAAGGAGCGGGGAGATATCGATACGGTACAGCTCGCTGTCGTCACGACCAATCCGACTGCCATTCGTCTCTATGAGAAATTGGGATTTATTCCATATGGGTTGGAAAAGCGTGCACTGAAAAATGGTGATCAATACTTTGATGAGAGCCACATGTATATTCTTCTATAG
- a CDS encoding AMP-binding protein has product MIHMTTIGNMLDDTTSKHQEKEALVYHERGLRYTFGEFQAICNQAARGFMSLGIQKGDNIAIWATNVPEWVISQFATAKMGGVLVTVNTSYRVHELEYLLRQSESTTLLLMDSYRDANYLSMIQEICPELHTCEPGALQSKRLPHLKNVIYLGNERQPGMFLWSDLLERAARVTEEERQARQATLSPDDVINMQYTSGTTGFPKGVMLSHVNIVNNAIKVAECQRLGLADKVCIPVPFFHCFGCVMGTLACVATGATMVPVIAFDPGVVLAVVEAERCTALYGVPTMFIAELNHPTFAERDLSSLRTGIMAGSLCPIEVMKKVVDQMGIRDITIAYGQTEASPVITQTVPEDSLERKVSTVGRLHAEVEAKIINPATGDILPPGVQGELCTRGYLVMKGYYNMPEETVKAIDHEGWLHTGDLATVDEEGYYRITGRLKDMIIRGGENIYPREVEEFLYTHPKVLDVQIVGVPDAKYGEQVLACIRVKPHETLTEDEIRDYCEGKIAHYKIPRYIQFVDEYPMTASGKIQKFKLREQALELFGQCNPNQTGTA; this is encoded by the coding sequence ATGATTCATATGACCACAATCGGCAACATGTTAGACGACACAACTAGTAAGCATCAGGAAAAGGAAGCGCTGGTTTATCACGAACGAGGGCTCCGTTATACGTTTGGTGAATTTCAAGCGATATGCAATCAGGCAGCGCGGGGATTTATGTCTCTTGGCATTCAAAAAGGGGACAATATCGCGATTTGGGCAACCAATGTGCCAGAATGGGTGATTTCCCAATTTGCCACGGCGAAAATGGGCGGTGTACTGGTAACGGTCAATACGAGCTACCGGGTACATGAACTGGAATATTTGCTGCGTCAATCCGAGTCGACGACGCTTCTCTTAATGGATTCCTATCGCGATGCCAATTATCTATCCATGATTCAAGAGATTTGCCCGGAGTTACATACTTGTGAACCTGGAGCGCTACAATCCAAAAGGCTTCCCCATTTGAAAAATGTGATCTACCTGGGGAATGAGCGACAACCTGGAATGTTTTTGTGGAGCGATTTGCTCGAACGTGCTGCACGGGTCACGGAAGAAGAGCGTCAGGCGCGTCAGGCGACGCTCTCACCTGATGATGTTATCAATATGCAGTACACATCCGGCACGACTGGTTTTCCAAAGGGAGTCATGCTGTCACATGTCAATATTGTCAACAATGCGATCAAGGTAGCGGAATGTCAGCGTCTCGGGTTAGCGGATAAGGTGTGTATTCCGGTTCCTTTTTTCCACTGCTTTGGCTGTGTGATGGGAACCTTGGCATGTGTGGCAACAGGTGCGACGATGGTTCCTGTCATCGCCTTTGATCCAGGCGTGGTACTTGCGGTTGTGGAGGCCGAACGCTGCACAGCACTGTACGGTGTACCCACAATGTTTATCGCCGAATTGAACCATCCGACGTTTGCCGAGCGTGACCTGAGCTCGTTGCGAACAGGCATCATGGCCGGTTCTTTATGCCCGATTGAGGTTATGAAGAAGGTCGTCGATCAAATGGGAATCCGTGATATTACGATAGCGTACGGACAAACGGAAGCATCACCCGTCATCACACAGACCGTACCAGAGGATTCTCTTGAACGAAAAGTATCCACTGTCGGTCGTCTGCATGCAGAGGTAGAAGCAAAAATCATCAATCCGGCGACAGGTGACATTTTGCCGCCAGGTGTGCAAGGCGAGCTGTGCACGCGAGGATATTTGGTCATGAAAGGCTATTACAACATGCCGGAGGAGACAGTGAAAGCGATCGATCACGAAGGCTGGCTACATACCGGAGACTTGGCAACCGTCGATGAAGAAGGCTACTATCGAATTACGGGCCGGCTCAAAGACATGATCATTCGCGGAGGGGAAAATATTTATCCTCGTGAAGTGGAAGAATTCCTCTATACACATCCAAAAGTGTTGGACGTCCAGATAGTAGGTGTACCTGATGCCAAATACGGCGAGCAAGTATTGGCGTGCATTCGGGTAAAGCCTCACGAAACGTTGACGGAGGATGAGATACGGGACTATTGCGAAGGGAAGATCGCTCATTACAAAATCCCTCGGTACATACAGTTTGTAGACGAATATCCGATGACCGCTTCCGGAAAAATACAAAAGTTCAAGCTGCGGGAGCAAGCACTGGAGCTGTTTGGGCAATGCAACCCCAATCAGACGGGAACGGCATAG
- a CDS encoding YajQ family cyclic di-GMP-binding protein, with the protein MSKESSFDIVSKVELSEVNNAIQTALKEIENRFDFKGSKSSISLEKEELVLVSDDNFKLSQVKDILLGKLVKRDVPIKNLDYGKMESAAGGTVRQRAKLVQGIDKDNAKKINSIIKDTGLKVKTQIQDDQIRVTGKSKDELQQIINAIRKADLPLEVQFINYR; encoded by the coding sequence TTGAGTAAAGAGAGCTCATTTGATATCGTCTCCAAAGTAGAGTTGTCCGAAGTGAACAATGCGATTCAGACCGCATTAAAAGAAATAGAAAATCGCTTTGACTTCAAAGGGAGCAAGAGCAGCATCTCCTTGGAAAAGGAAGAGCTCGTCCTCGTCTCCGATGACAACTTCAAGCTCAGTCAAGTAAAAGACATTTTGCTAGGCAAGCTTGTCAAACGCGATGTCCCGATCAAAAACCTCGACTACGGCAAAATGGAATCGGCAGCAGGCGGCACTGTCCGTCAGCGTGCCAAGCTGGTGCAGGGGATCGATAAAGACAATGCGAAAAAGATCAACAGCATCATCAAAGATACAGGACTTAAAGTGAAAACACAGATTCAAGACGATCAAATCCGCGTGACGGGAAAAAGCAAAGACGAACTGCAGCAAATCATCAACGCGATTCGCAAGGCTGATCTGCCGTTGGAAGTACAATTTATTAACTACCGATAA
- a CDS encoding SDR family oxidoreductase has translation MDLFLQGKTALVLASSKGLGKATAECLAQEGANVTICGRDAAALEIVRAKIEQATGKSPLALTVDVTKEEDIKRVVEETVKHFGSVDILINNSGGPATGRFDQLTDEQWMQAFQLNLLSYVRAIRAVLPHMRANQFGRIINFASSSFKQPIENLILSNTFRTGILGLSKTLSSELGPDGILINTIGPGRIATDRVAQLDGLTAEVKSISADEVRENWEKQIPLGRYGQPDEFARMVTFLASPANSYVTGQSFLVDGGLIRSI, from the coding sequence ATGGATCTATTTTTGCAAGGAAAAACGGCTCTGGTACTCGCCTCATCAAAAGGATTGGGGAAGGCAACAGCGGAGTGCCTCGCCCAAGAAGGAGCGAATGTCACGATATGCGGTAGAGATGCAGCTGCTCTGGAAATCGTTCGTGCAAAGATCGAACAAGCTACTGGAAAATCACCTCTTGCCTTAACAGTGGATGTGACAAAGGAAGAAGATATCAAGCGAGTTGTCGAAGAAACGGTCAAGCATTTTGGCAGCGTGGATATTTTAATCAACAATTCAGGTGGGCCTGCAACTGGCAGATTCGATCAGCTCACCGACGAGCAGTGGATGCAGGCCTTCCAGCTAAATTTGCTTAGCTATGTACGTGCCATTCGGGCTGTTTTGCCGCATATGCGAGCGAACCAGTTTGGCAGAATTATCAACTTCGCCTCCTCGTCCTTTAAACAGCCGATTGAGAATTTGATCCTGTCCAATACGTTTCGCACAGGGATATTGGGCCTTTCCAAGACGCTTTCGTCAGAACTCGGACCAGATGGGATTCTGATTAACACCATTGGGCCTGGCAGAATTGCGACGGATCGGGTGGCACAACTGGATGGGCTTACCGCAGAGGTGAAGAGCATCAGTGCTGATGAAGTTAGGGAAAATTGGGAGAAGCAAATCCCATTGGGTAGATACGGTCAGCCTGACGAGTTTGCTCGCATGGTGACGTTCTTGGCTTCGCCAGCAAACAGCTACGTGACAGGTCAATCTTTCCTCGTCGACGGTGGCTTGATTCGCTCGATCTAA
- a CDS encoding efflux RND transporter permease subunit — protein MNKMILFLLKRQLIVYLFTFLLVIAGLGSLFSFNVELVPKTNFPDINVRISGGALPPEEMEEKVTKKIEQELKSINDIKKYSSSTSSGHVRINVSANEGKGEQVKQDVQNAVNRLRNGFPKAVNTVDIFQSNMGSDQMIDFAVVGAEPKTMLNLAKTSIKDRIEEVEGVKEVIVDEKSFENKITISLLPHRLNAYQTTPAAIISQLQDTNWKQGIGTLENTGFDTVVMIDNTYQTPQEIEALPIDTPRGTVSLNQLAQIEDLRGKVKDFVALTNGSVFIQLSVTRADGYDLITTQKNVEEVVRKLNTEANGKYNIKVMFEGASFVEHAVSNLSRDVMIGGGLAIIILFVFLRNWRVTLVIATTLPLSAFMTFIAMKLAGYNIDMISLLSLSLSVGLIVDAAIVVLESIYHYREKGEELKQAIIKGTREVLTPVFTSQLTIIIVFLPLVFADFEDWLKPVLATIAFTVSAAIISSTIAAYFFVPVFSNRFLQKDKHVSLEGEGKEHFIIRVFSGILQVAIRHRIKTVLLAVALLVCSAFLTPFMKMGQGINANENIVFVNMKMPIGSTLEGAQKAAVTAETSLREIPEIRDVFFFTSKEEATLFISLIPKGDRTRDKDALNEDINKRLNATPGIDSVSMSFGQQGGSGPIQLDVYGDDMEVMRKIATDMEAMLGTIDGLTNIRNDFKEGKEKVTLLPKQDALTRLNVDHRSLLQQLSVLIGSQQITSITQDGIEVDVVAKMPENWLKHPDQLKTITVTSKDGAAVPLADLVDMEYSKSPITIERKEGERIVTVSAEMLGSELGAIGREINEKLPNVPVPAGYKVEIAGKLKEQSTNISQGIFVFLGVLALIYVIMVAQFGRMSQPFIIMLTIPMALVGVVLGFVLTQRTFGEMAMIGIIMLVGIVVSNAILLIDRINLLRKRGIETAEAIIQGTKERIRPVIMTKLTAILGMLPMGLAMAEGSDLEAPLATAVISGLIFHTIVTLVLVPVLYSLFEGAKARRLARKAARQAKREAKQNKNKNVPPTEV, from the coding sequence ATGAACAAGATGATTCTCTTTTTGCTGAAAAGACAGCTAATCGTCTACTTATTTACATTTTTGCTCGTCATTGCAGGTTTAGGGTCCTTATTCAGCTTTAATGTCGAACTCGTTCCAAAGACGAACTTCCCTGATATTAACGTAAGAATTTCCGGTGGTGCACTGCCACCAGAAGAGATGGAAGAAAAAGTAACGAAGAAAATAGAGCAAGAACTAAAGTCGATTAATGATATTAAAAAATACTCTTCTTCCACAAGTTCAGGTCATGTTAGAATCAATGTTTCTGCAAATGAAGGCAAAGGCGAGCAGGTTAAGCAAGATGTTCAAAATGCCGTTAACCGTCTCCGAAACGGTTTTCCGAAAGCCGTTAACACGGTAGATATCTTTCAGAGCAATATGGGTAGCGATCAAATGATTGATTTTGCCGTCGTGGGAGCAGAACCGAAGACCATGCTGAATTTGGCAAAAACCTCAATCAAGGATCGTATTGAAGAAGTCGAGGGCGTCAAGGAAGTCATCGTAGATGAGAAAAGCTTCGAGAATAAAATTACCATATCCCTTTTGCCACATCGATTGAATGCCTATCAAACAACGCCAGCGGCTATCATTTCACAGCTTCAGGATACAAACTGGAAGCAAGGGATTGGTACACTGGAGAACACGGGATTTGATACGGTTGTCATGATTGACAATACTTATCAGACCCCACAGGAAATAGAGGCACTGCCAATTGATACACCGAGAGGAACCGTTTCTCTGAATCAACTGGCACAAATTGAAGATTTGCGTGGAAAAGTGAAAGACTTCGTCGCCCTGACAAACGGTTCCGTGTTTATTCAACTCAGTGTGACGCGGGCAGACGGCTATGACTTGATCACGACACAAAAGAATGTAGAAGAAGTCGTTCGCAAATTGAACACAGAAGCAAACGGCAAATACAACATCAAAGTCATGTTCGAAGGAGCTTCCTTTGTCGAACATGCCGTGAGCAACCTCAGCCGGGATGTGATGATTGGTGGAGGGCTAGCGATCATCATCTTGTTCGTCTTCCTTCGCAACTGGAGGGTCACGCTCGTCATTGCTACGACGCTGCCGCTCTCTGCGTTCATGACGTTCATCGCGATGAAACTCGCAGGCTACAACATTGACATGATCAGCTTACTGTCACTTAGCTTGTCAGTCGGCTTAATCGTCGATGCCGCCATCGTTGTATTGGAAAGTATCTATCACTACCGGGAAAAGGGCGAAGAGCTGAAGCAGGCGATTATTAAAGGAACGAGAGAAGTTTTGACACCTGTCTTCACCTCGCAGCTCACGATTATCATCGTGTTTTTGCCACTTGTCTTTGCGGATTTTGAAGATTGGCTGAAACCGGTTTTGGCCACAATCGCCTTTACGGTATCTGCTGCCATTATTTCATCGACGATCGCTGCTTACTTCTTCGTTCCCGTGTTTTCCAATCGCTTCTTGCAGAAGGATAAGCATGTTTCGCTTGAAGGAGAAGGCAAGGAACACTTTATCATTCGTGTATTCAGCGGCATTTTACAAGTAGCGATTAGACATCGGATAAAAACGGTTTTACTCGCAGTAGCATTGCTGGTTTGTTCCGCTTTCCTCACACCTTTTATGAAAATGGGTCAAGGAATTAACGCCAATGAAAATATCGTCTTTGTCAATATGAAAATGCCAATCGGTAGTACGTTGGAAGGAGCTCAAAAAGCAGCCGTCACCGCGGAAACATCGCTGCGGGAGATCCCGGAAATTAGGGATGTATTCTTCTTTACTTCCAAGGAAGAAGCAACATTGTTCATTTCCTTAATTCCGAAGGGGGACAGAACACGAGATAAGGACGCTTTGAACGAAGATATTAACAAGCGCCTGAATGCGACCCCAGGAATCGACTCCGTCTCCATGTCATTCGGACAACAAGGCGGAAGCGGCCCGATCCAACTGGATGTTTACGGGGATGACATGGAAGTCATGCGGAAGATCGCAACCGATATGGAAGCGATGCTTGGAACAATCGACGGGCTCACCAACATTCGCAACGATTTTAAAGAAGGAAAAGAAAAAGTTACGTTGTTGCCAAAACAAGATGCGCTTACCAGACTGAATGTAGATCACCGCTCACTTTTGCAACAACTGAGTGTGTTAATCGGCAGTCAACAAATTACGTCTATCACACAAGATGGAATTGAAGTAGATGTCGTTGCTAAGATGCCGGAAAACTGGCTGAAGCATCCGGATCAGCTCAAAACGATTACGGTAACATCAAAAGACGGGGCAGCAGTGCCTTTGGCAGATCTGGTGGATATGGAGTACAGTAAGTCTCCGATCACGATTGAGCGTAAAGAAGGCGAACGCATCGTGACGGTTTCTGCCGAGATGCTGGGAAGTGAATTAGGGGCAATAGGCCGTGAGATTAATGAGAAATTGCCAAACGTGCCTGTACCAGCAGGTTATAAAGTGGAAATCGCCGGTAAGTTGAAAGAGCAAAGCACGAACATAAGCCAAGGGATCTTCGTATTTTTAGGTGTTCTGGCCCTGATTTACGTCATCATGGTTGCCCAGTTCGGACGGATGTCCCAACCGTTTATCATCATGCTGACGATTCCAATGGCCTTGGTAGGTGTTGTGCTTGGATTCGTCCTTACGCAGCGGACATTCGGTGAGATGGCGATGATCGGGATTATCATGCTTGTTGGTATCGTCGTATCCAATGCGATCCTCTTGATCGACAGGATCAATCTGCTGCGCAAACGTGGAATAGAAACCGCAGAGGCGATTATCCAAGGAACGAAGGAACGTATTCGTCCCGTTATCATGACGAAGCTTACGGCGATTCTCGGGATGCTACCGATGGGTCTTGCAATGGCAGAAGGCTCTGATTTGGAAGCACCACTCGCAACAGCCGTTATCTCCGGCTTGATTTTCCACACGATCGTGACATTGGTGCTCGTACCAGTCCTGTACTCCTTGTTTGAAGGGGCAAAGGCAAGAAGACTGGCGCGCAAAGCTGCTCGCCAGGCGAAGCGAGAAGCAAAACAAAACAAAAATAAGAACGTACCTCCGACAGAGGTATAG
- a CDS encoding efflux RND transporter periplasmic adaptor subunit: MKKRASIILASVMLVAAGCSAPAPEAPQQTEAKAKVVEVVKVQKAAKPVMLAVTGMVEAKRDAVLSFGTGGTISAISANKGAKIAQGQLLATLDTRYQQREIAAAQGQVDEAAARKIKALKGATAEALEQKRLQVKSAQDSLDKAKQDLATSEKLFAGGAISQTEINASKRAVTQAEITLRDAQLSLNELQKGAEPEDVMVANASIKAAAGGVDRAKKSLDDSKIQAPFAGTVVDVKWQIGEQVSPGQEIIRLVDLSEMKVTLDVSNDLIGQFREKTKVQALADDGKKSEGTIAFISPVVNKDTGKYRVEITIPNADGYWRGGMAATIEVPRQVNGFLVPLESVGVSQNDHYVMAVENGLTVRKPVKTGQMVGDTIEIVSGVKEGDQLLRSGITFYVEGQKVEAKGE, translated from the coding sequence GTGAAAAAACGGGCATCCATTATTCTGGCTTCGGTAATGTTGGTCGCTGCTGGTTGTTCAGCACCAGCACCAGAGGCACCGCAGCAGACAGAGGCAAAAGCGAAGGTAGTAGAGGTTGTAAAGGTACAAAAGGCAGCAAAGCCAGTGATGCTCGCAGTCACAGGGATGGTGGAAGCCAAGCGGGACGCGGTACTGTCGTTTGGTACAGGCGGAACAATCTCAGCGATCTCCGCGAACAAAGGAGCAAAAATCGCGCAAGGTCAGTTATTGGCCACACTGGATACGCGTTACCAGCAAAGGGAAATTGCAGCGGCACAGGGGCAGGTGGATGAAGCAGCAGCCCGTAAAATCAAGGCGTTAAAGGGAGCGACAGCAGAAGCGCTCGAGCAGAAGCGTTTGCAGGTAAAAAGCGCGCAAGACAGTCTGGATAAAGCAAAGCAGGATCTCGCAACAAGTGAGAAGCTGTTTGCTGGCGGAGCCATTTCGCAAACCGAAATAAATGCGAGTAAACGGGCCGTCACGCAAGCAGAGATAACACTGCGTGATGCTCAGCTGTCTCTGAATGAGCTGCAAAAAGGAGCGGAACCAGAAGATGTCATGGTCGCCAACGCATCGATTAAAGCTGCTGCCGGCGGTGTAGACCGTGCGAAGAAGAGCTTGGATGATTCGAAAATTCAGGCACCATTCGCAGGAACAGTCGTGGATGTGAAATGGCAAATTGGTGAGCAGGTGTCTCCTGGTCAGGAAATCATTCGCCTCGTTGACCTGTCTGAAATGAAGGTAACCTTGGATGTTTCCAATGACTTGATCGGTCAATTCCGAGAGAAAACAAAGGTGCAGGCTTTGGCGGACGATGGTAAGAAAAGTGAAGGAACCATTGCATTTATTTCTCCAGTTGTGAACAAGGATACAGGGAAGTACCGCGTCGAGATCACGATTCCGAATGCAGATGGTTACTGGCGTGGGGGAATGGCAGCTACGATTGAGGTACCGCGCCAAGTGAATGGCTTCCTCGTTCCGTTGGAAAGTGTCGGCGTGAGTCAAAACGACCATTACGTGATGGCAGTAGAAAATGGCCTGACTGTAAGAAAACCAGTGAAAACTGGTCAAATGGTTGGAGACACCATCGAAATCGTTTCTGGCGTGAAAGAAGGAGACCAGCTGTTGCGCAGCGGAATTACATTCTACGTCGAAGGGCAAAAAGTAGAGGCGAAGGGAGAATAG